The following DNA comes from Watersipora subatra chromosome 8, tzWatSuba1.1, whole genome shotgun sequence.
GCATAGACAGAGATGAAAATGAATCAATAAGAACAGTTGTGACATTCTATTCGAAATCGAGATGAACTATGGTCTTGTTGTCAACTAACGTAAACTATATACAGAGCAGTAACTCGCCGCAATTGATGTACTAGATAGACCGATGTCCCATTCTATACAGTAGACCTTGACAAAAGAGATTACATAGATTATCCCATCGATAGCATGTCATCTTAAGCTCTTGACTTCAAGTATTGAGAGTGAAATTCAGACTCGTCCCATCAATCTTATCTACGCAATAGAGTTGTCTGACTGGCTAACAGTGTTTATCTCAGTGTTACTAGCGACTGGCAGTGCGGGCTGTGGAGTACCACCCCTGTAATTACcaccatttgaataatgagacTGTATAGCAGCTCCCATTCCAAACAACTGTCCGCAGTACTTGGCGTCATCAATATGGTCCTCAAAATACATCTACAAAATGACCACAAACACTTacttacatataatatatttacatatacttaCAATCACCTCTACATATAACCATGAGACAGAAGTACTTTCTGAAACAGTTCGTTTGatattttttgaaacaaaaataaaacaaactgaTAAAGTGATTGAGTAGAAATAGTTGCTGTAACGTAAGAAGGTTTCGTCAGACAAAGCAGATATTGGAACACACTAACTTTGTCAACGTTTGGTTGCATTATTTGATTTCAACTTTAttctaaatttttattatttgattttcATAGCTTGCTTTCCATTTTCATGGCATTGTTGTGCAATCATTTTATTTACCCACGAAAGTGAAAACTGATTTGATGACAGCAGGTAAAAATTTTCGAAACACCTAAAATAGTTTTTAACAATGATGAAGACAACTATTTTCTCACAAGAATTCTCAAATGATGCAGGAAAAAACAACTCCGAAAACCTGCATGGATGAAGCggatttatacatttatacattcaTACATTTATACTGAGGAATATTCATACGGTCATTTGCTGTAGCTGATACCAAATATGATAAtactaaaaaaataatattatgataataaataatataataaaatactaaatacTTTCCACTTAGTCGAGACAATTTGATAACTTTTAAGATCATCCCCAAGTCTGATGGTCAATAGCTAAAAATCCTTCATCATTGATCTTTAGTAACGTAGTTATAGAAGAAACGGGAGAGCAGTGTCGGAATATTGATGCAGCATTTAGACATGTGAGAGAGACAAACTAACTTACGTTACGCATCTTGAAAAAGGCGAGCCCGGTGAGCCTGGCATCACTTCCTGCTTGATGTTGAGGTCCAACCCGTATTAGCTACAAGAAATAGTGGTCACATTTAGAATCACAGGCCATGAACAGAGGCTGCAGCTATTATGACACACACTGAGGCTATTCGCACAAGACAATATGAAGAGAAATGAAAAAAGCTGGAAAAAATTCTAGACGTAGAAAATGAATATCCATTAAGTTCCCTGTCATTAGACAGATACAGTATAATTAGAGTTACCATTTAAAATGCACCACCAGTGGTGATGTCGACCTATTCTCGCAATGAGCCTGCTTTATCcaggtcttaacaaaaggcaaGTAGCTGTTGAGTGGCACAAGAAATGCCACCAACTAAAAGGGTGATGGACCAGAGACGCAGAACACCCGCTGAACGATTTGTTGGTGCGACACTAAATATGGGAGATAGCTATTTGTTCACTAACAATATTATACAGTTTGTAACTCTCTTGATACCAAAGAAGACAAGTACGCGTAAAGTCTCCTGCATATCTGTTGATACAACCCTGGCtaataatacaaaaacattgaaacCAAATGGTGGTCTCATTTTCGAGGTGAGCTCAGTAAAATGATACCTGCCTTAAGTACCTCTATGTAAACAATGgcatattatatgtacatgtagacagAGTCAAATTATTGCTTGGTATCATAATCGCTGAACGATTTGATGAAAAGCGTTTGTCTATCAGTGTGCAGAAAATTCATTCAGCATTACGTAGTGCCACTCAGTTATTCTCCTCCATCCTCACACTTCAAATACTTTTTCCCTGACCGCCATAACGTCAACAAATCGACATGAAATTAATTTTCCTGGAAGTCATGAGAGCCAGGATACCTCCTGATTGACCATATTAAGACTACTGCTGGCCATACAAGGAAAATTTAAAGTCCTACTAGCTTTCGCATTACTAGTAGCAGAAGCAAAGAAGTAGCAAAGATAAGTCAAGACAGACCGATTCCCTTGTCTGTTGCAGTGCTTGATCAACagattaaagatgaactttaacagattttttattcatttcatcaGAACgatagatatttttttatcatatccGATTGTTCATgacgtttgaggtgatccgattgcaaaaatgttgtaaaattaaaaatggacaaaaaacttgatcactgttaaaacgctcagattcaaaGGAAAGTGCGATTCAATGTCCTTTGTTGCAAAGAGCCCGTTAGAATAAagacgcgtaacgctgcaacttaaaggcagtagccgatatcaactatagcaatgatcgcaactagtgacgtcataatcacacttttgcttgattgGAGCGttttaaaatgctaaaaaagatctacatgcaaaatgatgtcactggTTGCTCTCATTGCGACAGATGAAATCGGCTAttacgttcaagttgcagcgttacgcgtctctattctaatgggctctttgcaactatagacatcataatcgcacatttgcttgatctgagcgtttaaATTGCGATCAAGCattaccaattttaatcttgaatcatcctggcagccagatcacctcaaacatcagaaacaatcgcagatgataaaaaaatatcgatactttctgataaaatctactaaaatctacTACCGACTACCATGGTCTACCACAGACCATTGACACACAAACCAGGATTTCCAGTATCTCCCTCCAAGCCCTTTGATGCTCCAGTAGTCGGATTTGACTAGGACCACAAGCCATAACACACATTTTACAAGCTTTCATGGTTGACCGGCAATGGGTTAGTCATTATCAAAAATAGAATATAACTCCTAAACACTTTTTCAAATGTTATTTTCATCAGCACTACACAAAAAAACCCTCACAGTACAATACGCGTTCAAAGAAATGTTTATAAATACTCCTTCCTTCTCCCAAGTTTTTTATGACATGTATTCGCAGGTAGCTGTACACAAAATATCTAAAGTTTCACAATTAATATTTCCGCAGTCTACAAGTCCCAATAGCACCTGCTGTGTATGCTTTTGGTCGTCAACACAGATGAACTAAAATGAGCTGATGATGTGAGCTAATCCATTCAGGGATACTAGACAGACTGTTGAAAGTTGAATTTGACAGGCTGAGAGTTGAATTTGACAGGCAGAGTGTTGAATTTGACAGGCCGAGTGTTGAATTTGACAGGCCGAGCGTTGAATTTGACAGGCCGAGTGTTGAATTTGACAGGCCGAGTGTTGAATTTGATAGGCCGAGTGTCGAATTTGACAGGCCGAGTGTCGAATTTTACAGGCCGGGTGTCGAATTTTACAGGCCGAGTGTCGAATTTTACAGGCCGAGTGTCGAATTTTACAGGTCGAGTGTCGAATGTTACAGGCTGAGTGTCGAATTTTACAGGCCGAGTGTCGAATTTTACAGGCCGAGAGTTGAATTTTACAGGCCGAGAGATGAATTTTACAGGCTGAGAGATGAATTTTACAGGCTGAGAGTTGAATTTTACAGGCTGAGAGTTGAATTTTACAGGCTGAGAGTTGAATTTTACAGGCTGAGAGTTGAATTTTACAGGCTGAGTGTTGAATTTTACAGGCTGAGAGTTGAATTTTACAAGGTGAGAGTTGAATTTTAGCAGCTCCAAGTGGGATTACACAGGTTTCTTGTATTTAACTTGCATTCTAGTAATATTGATAATTTGACAGCATGACTGCATTCACAAGTGAcagttcatgactaactgtttGCCTCTGAAGAACAGAGTGGTGTGAGAGAAAGGTGAGAGATGTGAAAGAGGACAAGTAACTTAGTCTTGACTTTCCTGGAAATGACCTAAGTATGACCAAACACAGGCTTTGCATGCAGAGATTGCTTGCTATAGcttttttgtttatttgctTTCAACAACCGTGAAGGTATATTTATGGTATTGTTAGTGAGTTGGCATTTTGGTAATGGGAAGGATGAATTTACACAAATGGATTatagtttttatcatttgcgattgtttttgacatTCGAACCGATATGATCGCAAGaattttttcaagattaaaatcaatgaaccttgattgcgattaaaacgctcataaTTTTAAGTTGAAAAAAATCCAAGCCGTCAAAACGCAATAAGGCAGGACAACGCCTAATGACAGAATGGAGACAAGGGAGATATGAGTCTAGCTGATCTTCGCCTTAGACAGACACCTgttaaggtataaacacactaggcggtatttagagcgatatcgcgcttcgtggcgctaatctgcgctggAATTCACTCAGCGCGCttatgcagagcgataacgttagactttctctacacaactttatcgctagcgagatgcatttcgattggttggcttttaccagaatgcaattttatggcgggtaatcaTTTCTTATCGCTGTTCACCAACGcacagcagcgacaatttgctattttgttacaattgaaacatcttcagaacaaaCACtggattgttcataaatttaataatagcactcccagtcctgtacaccataacaaaaaattacaaaaatccgatttgaaaaccaacatttggagtcaatcgttgcgcaggttgaccatcttgagaacaaatattttaaaaaatcactacaaaataaaatatgtataaaaatagtaaaaaatattacagttagaAATACCATaatcgttttttcttatgtcttcttgtagtgtaggcagtgtacaatccgtgaaagtgagataggtttaataacaaatgcgtaagttgtttacgttgtcgcctagacggcgccatattgactaacCTAGacttattaacaactccgaagaaactaatgatacgaaattttattggcagtttgtgggcgtgccaattatatcgcttgctagtgaatcgctcaagtgtgtttatgcacacatcagcgatatctccgccttcctcatgacgctcgcgataaaatcgcctagtgtgtttataccttaagAGATAAAACGGAAAGCGTTTAGAAAAACTATGAAATAAACATATCCTGTGTGTACCTCAAGCTGGTCGGAGACCTCCTGCAAGCCTCCGTGCAGGTTTTTACAGCTTTTCATAAGATACTTGACGTCATAGATGTTGGGAAAAAATATCTTGTTGAGCTCAAAAAACTCGGGTTCCGTTTCAGGTAGCAGACTGTTGGTTAGCAGCTTTAGTAGGTATCCAAAGTCGTAGCCGCTACCAAGAAATAATAAACATGATTAGATTAACAAACAGAGCTACAAATAGCAGCTACTAGCTATTACTGACACTTACTAACAACTACTACTAGCTATTACTGACACTATTACTAACAACTACTACTAGCAATTACTGACACTATTACTAACAACTACTACTAGCTATTACTGACACTATTACTAACAACTACTACTAGCTATTACTGACACTATTACTAACAACTACTACTAGCAATTACTAACGCTACTACTAATAACTACTACTAGCAATTACTAATGCTACTGCTAACCACTACTGCTAGCTATTACCAAAGCTATTACTAACACTATTACTAACAACTACTACTAGCTATTACTAACCCTGCTACTAACAACAACTAATTGCTACTACTAACATTAATACCAATGACAATAATGAACTAATTTCTAGTTCAAAAGACACTAGGAGCCATCAGCTGACAAATGCTTGTCTTTGTGTTTCATTAACTTGCCCTATCTCCCATATGACTGCtgctaaacatttaaaaatcagGAGTTCAAATTCTGTACGATAAGAATATTTTTGCTAGCCTCCAACTGCGATTTTTGACAGATGTATGAACATGGACAGCTCTTGTAGTAATATATTCCATGACTAAATTACCATTCACCATCATATAATTTTTGTCTCCCTCATGATGTCTCACAAAATACCTCCAAGCGCTCAGGCAAAAGGGGAAGGATAATAAAACTACAGCTATTTTTTTTGTATACATTAGCTTTCATCTAAAGCTAATCCCAGGAAATGCTTTACATTGTAATGGATGTTGGCGTGTAATGCTCCTGTTTGTTACCCATTTGTGATAGAAGAATAGTTTACTTGTAGCTAAGTTCAATATGACAAAAATAAATACCGGTGAAGGATTAACAAACCGCTGCCACTCATGTACAACTGAATATCACAACAAATAACTTAGAGCACATAATATATGCTGATCGCCAACATTACATAATATGTAGTGTTGGTGATCATCAGATGTATTTGAGTGGGAGATGATAAATGCTTATATGATGTCCATAATTGTTTTATTGGAGTTGCTATTTCTTGTATGACATAAAAGGCTAATTAAACCAAAAATTATTTCCCAACTCGCAGGTAAATAGAATGCGTGCCAGACTTTTGCATACTGTACTTTTTACTTTAGCTAcagttttaatatattaaaaaaattacaaagttTAGAGCACATGTTTTCATTGACACCAAAGATGGTGGCCTTGTTGATCGTAGGGTGCAGACCTAATTTTAGAAATACGTACGAAAACAGAATACAAAAATGAACAAGTAAACTAATGCAGAATACAAGAAGATAATCAATAACCTCACCATATTGTAACCAAATGATGGCCTACAATAAACCAAATGGCTCAAAGCTAAAGCAATGTTACTATCAAACATTGAGTCTGCACGACTTTTTATGACTACGCGACCCCGGCGACCTcttaaggtccaaacacactaggcgattttgtcacgagcgtcatgaggagggtgGCGATATCGAtggcgtgtgcctaaacacacttgagcatttcactagcaaacgatataatgggcacgctcacaaacagccaataaaattccgcatcaatagtttcttcggagttgttaataattttaggtaagtcaatatggcgcgtttgttattaaacctatcttaCTTTCatggattgtacactgcctacactacaagaagacataagaaatAACGATTATTGTAATTTTAGCTGTAACATTTCAcgatttatacatattttttattttgtagttttttatatttaatatataatatttaccattctcaagatggtcaacctgcgcaacgattgactccaaatgttggttttctactcagaatttttgtttgttatggtgtacaggactggaagtacttttattaaatttatgagcaattcagtgttcgttttgaagatgtttcaatcgaAACAAAATAGCAAACTGTCGCTGCTCTGCATGAGCGAGTCCTAGTGCAGATTAGtgccacgcagcgcgatatcgctctaaatatcgcctagtgtttTTTCACCTCTAACCGTCAGATTGGTCTCCATAAAACGCAAAACCTGACAACCCAGTAAAGATGAGTTAGTTGAGATCACAGGGTTTGTTTCCTAATATTCCACTGCAGACTCACTTTCACGCAATCTTTTTGAATATTGATAGGCTTTGGTAAGATAAATATGTTGGCAAGGTAAGACTACTGCAGTAAACCTACTAGGGGTACTAAGGGTAAGACAACTACAGTAAACCAATATTGAGTGATCAACTAATGTGATAAGGCAATAACTCCAATTCACTGATGCCGCGACCAATTCGGAGGTGAGCAAAGTACAAAAAGGGTGCAACTTTTGATTCACATCTTTTAAAAGATGAACTTATACAAATTTCaaatagattttattaaaatgttacGTGTCTATAATTTGCGATtactttttgatgtttgaggagatctgattgccaaaatgtttcaagattaaaatcgagaAAACTTGATCCTGATTAAACCACTCCTATCAAGCTGGGTGCGATTATGACGACCAACAGTATACAAATGCTGTAAcatgaacgcaatagccgatatcaactatcccaacgataacaactagcgACATCATTTTGCACGTGAAAACAATcgcgaataataaaaaaataccgatactttgtaATAAAATCTACAACGAATTTGTGCACGTTAACGTTTAAAATCTTCTGATCAACGTGAACAGGAAGTGTGTCATCTAAGCTATGTCTTACCTGTGAAAGGAGATGAAACGTACATCACTGTTCAGAACGATACCGGATGTAGTGAGGAGCTCGGCAAATTCATGCATTTCAATGCCTTCCTCCTTGTGTCGTGCGAACTGGATTCCGGAGTTGTTTAAGAGATCAATGGAATCGCAGGCGTAAGTGTCCTCTCTAAATAAAGGAGATAAGGCTACACAGTCTTGATACAGATGAATGACGCAGTATCCATTATTTTAAACTCACCAATTTTGCCAACAGAGGAAaacataattaatttaattagatTTTAAATAGATTTAATGAATAGtgtattttataaattaaaaccgATTGAAAAAAGACTGCCAGACTAATGATCTCACAAACAAGACACGCGCTTCTTCTGTAACTGGGTGTGTCCAACTATtcctaaatatgtttttaaacaataatatgaaccacaaaaat
Coding sequences within:
- the LOC137402211 gene encoding CCR4-NOT transcription complex subunit 7-like; amino-acid sequence: MVQSIGQSAADQNLQYGIRDVWKGNLEQEFKVIRRLVNKYPYIAMDTEFPGVVARPIGEFKSQSDYQYQLVRVNVDQLKIIQLGFTFLDENGNLPASGISTWQFNFRFNLAEDTYACDSIDLLNNSGIQFARHKEEGIEMHEFAELLTTSGIVLNSDVRFISFHSGYDFGYLLKLLTNSLLPETEPEFFELNKIFFPNIYDVKYLMKSCKNLHGGLQEVSDQLELIRVGPQHQAGSDARLTGLAFFKMRNMYFEDHIDDAKYCGQLFGMGAAIQSHYSNGGNYRGGTPQPALPVASNTEINTVSQSDNSIA